The nucleotide sequence AACGTCAAAGAGTTCGCCGAAATATTTTAAGCGTTTCTGCGCACTCGCGTTTAGCTGGAAGCAATCCTTGCTTTCAGCTAAATCTCATTTATTGAAGCGACAACAAAAGAATAATTTATGTCTGTGACTAAACCTTTGGTGTCCCTGCGCGGGATTTCAAAATTTTTCCCCGGTGTTAAAGCGTTGGATCGCGTTGAACTGGACCTTTACCCCGGTGAAGTGGTGGCACTGGTCGGCGAGAACGGGGCTGGAAAGTCCACGCTGGTCAAGATTCTTACGGGCATCTATCAACCCGATGCCGGCCATATTGAATATGACGGGGCGGCCGTCCGTTTGAGTACGCCCGACAAAGCTCGGGCACTCGGTATCACCGCGATCCATCAAGAAACCGTGTTGTTCGATGAACTTTCAGTCACCGAGAACATATTCGTCGGGCAATACATTAAGCACGGCGTATTCGGCAACCTCGATTGGCGATCCATGCACAGCAAAGCGGCCAAAATCTTAGCCGACATCGAAGCACCAATCAGCCCCGACACCTTGCTACGCGATTTAAGCATTGGGCAGCGCCACATGGTGGCTATTGCACGCGCACTCTCTTTTGACGCCCGAATAGTCGTATTGGACGAGCCTACAGCCGCACTTTCCCAACATGAGATTCAAGAGCTTTACGCGATCGTCGAACGACTGAAGAATCAGGGTTGCGCGATTATGTTTATTTCACACAAGTTTGATGAAATCTTCCGAATTTCCGATCGCTACACCGTATTCCGGGACGGCACGTTCGTTGAGCAGGGCTTAATACGAGACATCAACGAAAGCCGGCTCATCAAATTAATGGTCGGCCGCAATGTTGATCAGCTATTTCCAAAGAAAACCATCGATTTGGGCCCGCCTGTTTTATCAGTCGAGAACTACTCGCATCCGACCGAATTCGACTCAATTAGCTTCACCCTCCGCAAAGGGGAAATTCTGGGCTTTTACGGGTTGGTCGGTGCCGGTCGCACTGAACTGATGCAATCCATTTTTGGGGTAACCCAATTGGCATCCGGCACCATCCGCATTCATGGACAGGTGATCGACGTGACATCACCGCAGTCAGCCATTGCGCAAGGTATTGTGTATGTTCCTGAGGAGCGTCAAGCGCAAGGCGCTGTCATCGATTTACCGATCGTAGAAAACATCTCATTGCCGCAGCTGAAAACCGTCAGCCGCGCAGGATTCATCGACAACACCGCGGAGTACGAGTTGGCAGAGGTGTATGCCACGCGGTTGAGGGTCAAAGCGCCCAACTGGTATGAGACCGTCGAAAATTTATCGGGCGGAAACCAGCAAAAAGTCGTCATCGCAAAATGGCTAGCCACTAAACCCTCGGTCGTGATTCTAGACGAACCGACTAAAGGCATTGACATCGGTTCCAAGGCTGCCGTCCACGAGTTCATGAGCGAGCTGGTCGAGCAAGGGCTCTCGGTGATTATGGTGTCCTCGGAGCTACCAGAAGTTATGGGCATGTCGGACCGAATCGTGGTGATGCACGAGGGACTATGTGCATTGGAGCTGGAACGCGCTGATTTTTCAGCCGAACGTATTGTTGCCGCAGCGAGCGGTGGGAGTCACTCACTATGAATGCGCTGTTTAAACGCCGCGAAACGCTTCTAGCCATTGTTATCATCGCAATGGTCGCAGCAATCGCCACCGTCACCCCGGAATTTATCGCCCCCTCGAACTTGTTGGCGGCGTATACCGACACCTCGATTCTGATTATTTTGGCGATGGGCCAAATGTTGGTCATCGTGACGCGGGCCATCGACCTCTCCGTTGCCGCCACGGTCGCGCTGACCGGCATGGTGATGGCCATGGTCAACACGCAAATGCCAGAGCTTCCTCTGATTGCACTGTTACCGCTCGGAATCGCTCTCGGCCTTGTGCTGGGTCTCGTTAATGGCTTGCTGGTCTGGAAACTCGGTATCCCTGCCATCGTCGTGACCCTCGGCACCATGAGTATTTACCGCGGGCTTGTATTCTTGATAAGCGATGGAGCGTGGGTCAATGCACACGAAATGACCGCCAGCTTTATCGACCTGCCGCGATCGAGCTTTTTGGGCATCCAGGGCTTTGCTTGGGTATCTATACTGGTTATCGCCTTGACCTATGTATTCGTCAACAAGCGCCAGGTCGGACGTGAGCTGTTTGCAGCGGGCAACAACCCCACCGCTGCGTTTTACACAGGCATTGATGTTGGCCGCAGCCAATTTATAGCGTTTGCCGTGTCAGGCATGCTCGCCGGTGTCTGCGGCTACCTCTGGGTCGCGCGCTATGCCGTTGCCTACGTCGATGTTGCACTGGGTTTCGAACTTCAAGTAATCGCAGCCTGCGTGATTGGTGGCGTCAGCATTGCCGGCGGCATAGCGTCTGTGACGGGCTGTTTATTGGGCGCGCTCTTTTTGGGCGTGATCAACAACGCCCTTCCCGTCATTGACGTGTCCCCGTTTTGGCAAATGGCCATTTCCGGCGCGGTCATCGTAATCGCCGTTGTCGCTAACACTCATGCAGAACGGAAGTCGGGCCGAATTATTCTCCGATCGGCTGTAGTAGGTAACCACTAATGCACACGTCCAGCGACACACGAAAAAAGCTATCGCAGCACCCTATCTTCGCCAAGCTGAAGAGCTGGGAATCTTTTTTGATATTCATGACCGCGGGGGTTTTTATCGCGAACTCGCTCGCATCTCCCTACTTTTTAGACCCCTGGAACCTGTCAGACGCGACCTTCAATTTCACTGAAAAGGCCATCGTTGCCTTGCCCCTAGCGCTGCTAATTATTTGTCGAGAAATTGATCTTTCGATTGCATCAATTATTGCACTGGCGTCGGTAACGATGGGGTTTTGTGCCGAAGCTGGACTGGGCACACCATGGATTGTGCTGGCCGGACTAACCACGGGCGCGTTGTGTGGCGCATTTAATGGCTGGCTGGTTACACGCTTTGACATTCCGTCGATCGTCGTGACTATTGGCACCATGAGCCTATTTCGCGGCCTTACCTATGTTTTGCTGGGCGACACGGCGCTCAAAAACTACCCGGCCGAGTTTGATTTCTTTGGTCAGGGGTACGTCTATTCGGTACTCAGCTTTGAGTTTTCGTTGTTCATGCTGTTGGCGGTGGTTTTTTACCTGCTGCTGCATCGTTCAACCTTTGGTCGTCGAACTTATGCCATTGGCAATAACCCCACGGCCGCTTTTTATTCCGGCGTCAATGTCGCCAGGCACAAGATGACCCTCTTTATCTTGGTAGGTCTGTTCTGCGGTA is from Litorivicinus lipolyticus and encodes:
- a CDS encoding ABC transporter permease; the encoded protein is MNALFKRRETLLAIVIIAMVAAIATVTPEFIAPSNLLAAYTDTSILIILAMGQMLVIVTRAIDLSVAATVALTGMVMAMVNTQMPELPLIALLPLGIALGLVLGLVNGLLVWKLGIPAIVVTLGTMSIYRGLVFLISDGAWVNAHEMTASFIDLPRSSFLGIQGFAWVSILVIALTYVFVNKRQVGRELFAAGNNPTAAFYTGIDVGRSQFIAFAVSGMLAGVCGYLWVARYAVAYVDVALGFELQVIAACVIGGVSIAGGIASVTGCLLGALFLGVINNALPVIDVSPFWQMAISGAVIVIAVVANTHAERKSGRIILRSAVVGNH
- a CDS encoding sugar ABC transporter ATP-binding protein, with the protein product MSVTKPLVSLRGISKFFPGVKALDRVELDLYPGEVVALVGENGAGKSTLVKILTGIYQPDAGHIEYDGAAVRLSTPDKARALGITAIHQETVLFDELSVTENIFVGQYIKHGVFGNLDWRSMHSKAAKILADIEAPISPDTLLRDLSIGQRHMVAIARALSFDARIVVLDEPTAALSQHEIQELYAIVERLKNQGCAIMFISHKFDEIFRISDRYTVFRDGTFVEQGLIRDINESRLIKLMVGRNVDQLFPKKTIDLGPPVLSVENYSHPTEFDSISFTLRKGEILGFYGLVGAGRTELMQSIFGVTQLASGTIRIHGQVIDVTSPQSAIAQGIVYVPEERQAQGAVIDLPIVENISLPQLKTVSRAGFIDNTAEYELAEVYATRLRVKAPNWYETVENLSGGNQQKVVIAKWLATKPSVVILDEPTKGIDIGSKAAVHEFMSELVEQGLSVIMVSSELPEVMGMSDRIVVMHEGLCALELERADFSAERIVAAASGGSHSL
- a CDS encoding ABC transporter permease; the encoded protein is MTAGVFIANSLASPYFLDPWNLSDATFNFTEKAIVALPLALLIICREIDLSIASIIALASVTMGFCAEAGLGTPWIVLAGLTTGALCGAFNGWLVTRFDIPSIVVTIGTMSLFRGLTYVLLGDTALKNYPAEFDFFGQGYVYSVLSFEFSLFMLLAVVFYLLLHRSTFGRRTYAIGNNPTAAFYSGVNVARHKMTLFILVGLFCGIASVMLTSRLGSTRPTIALGWELSIITMVVLGGVNILGGSGSISGVIIAVFLMGLVTFGLGLLNVPGIVMSIIIGAMLIGVIAAPILLKRMRLGAGRA